A single window of Hyphomicrobiales bacterium DNA harbors:
- a CDS encoding Sugar ABC transporter permease, which yields MNDVGSVDRHGRSARFAGALMLAPMQLQLIVVLAIPSLYVLWLSFTQSSYGADYSFVGWANYAAILADPIFWRSLINTLIVVNIVVYVEVGLSVGVALLFKGVRSGRAILMAAILAPYAISEVVAVLAWRFLLEPDIGMLTALLSYFGYVPNWATNPSEALILVALIGVWLHLPFSFLLIYAALIAIPGELHEAAHIDGARPWQGFRYVTLPLLMPAILIAIIFRYIFGFRIFTEVWLLTQGGPARATEVMAVYLYKNAFRYNEFGMAAATGWLMVLGALLMASFYVYHIYRSGFRNEA from the coding sequence ATGAATGATGTGGGGAGCGTAGACCGTCACGGTCGTAGCGCCCGTTTCGCGGGCGCGCTCATGCTGGCGCCGATGCAGTTGCAGCTTATTGTCGTGCTCGCGATTCCCTCGCTCTATGTGCTGTGGCTGAGTTTCACCCAGTCGAGCTATGGAGCGGATTACAGCTTTGTTGGATGGGCCAATTACGCCGCTATCCTCGCGGACCCGATCTTCTGGCGATCCCTGATCAACACGCTGATCGTGGTCAATATCGTCGTTTATGTTGAAGTTGGCCTCAGCGTGGGCGTGGCGCTGCTGTTCAAAGGCGTTCGCAGTGGCCGCGCCATCCTCATGGCGGCCATCCTGGCCCCTTATGCCATCAGCGAAGTCGTCGCGGTGCTGGCCTGGCGCTTTCTACTTGAGCCCGACATCGGAATGCTCACGGCGTTGCTGTCGTATTTCGGCTATGTGCCGAACTGGGCCACCAATCCGAGCGAAGCGCTCATTCTTGTCGCGCTGATCGGGGTCTGGTTGCATCTGCCATTCAGCTTTCTTCTGATCTATGCCGCGCTGATCGCCATTCCTGGCGAGTTGCATGAAGCAGCTCACATCGATGGCGCGCGCCCATGGCAGGGGTTTCGCTACGTCACGCTCCCACTGCTGATGCCCGCCATCCTGATCGCTATCATTTTCCGCTATATCTTCGGCTTCCGCATCTTTACCGAAGTATGGCTGCTGACACAGGGAGGTCCGGCACGGGCCACTGAGGTCATGGCCGTCTATCTCTACAAAAATGCCTTCCGCTACAACGAGTTCGGCATGGCCGCCGCGACGGGTTGGCTCATGGTGCTGGGAGCGCTTCTGATGGCTTCCTTCTATGTCTATCACATCTATCGCTCGGGATTCCGCAATGAAGCCTAA
- a CDS encoding Carbohydrate ABC transporter permease: protein MKPKLHTAMLRRVGVTLLCIWSLGPIVMIILSSFRPERDIFSPARRFVLEFTTTNYVQLFVSFPQFVSSMGNSLIVAIGATALAVITSTLAGFVYSRQRGKILAASAFFAILIRLVPPVVVSLPLFPIADALHLSDTHILLIILYSSFWVSMLSVMMKTFIDQIPTTLDEAARVDGAGTFQIFIKIVLPLSITGMIAGGIFVFVFAWNEYLFAFIFTSTYAVTGPVVVSNIMDSVAGTQWGVLFAAATLQLAPVLALVIIFQKFLIAGLMAGSVKG, encoded by the coding sequence ATGAAGCCTAAACTGCACACGGCCATGCTGCGCAGGGTGGGTGTGACGTTGCTATGCATCTGGTCACTCGGCCCGATCGTCATGATCATCCTGAGTTCGTTCCGACCGGAGCGAGACATCTTCTCACCAGCGCGGCGCTTCGTCCTTGAATTCACGACCACCAATTATGTGCAGCTCTTCGTTTCATTTCCGCAATTCGTCAGCAGCATGGGCAATAGCCTCATCGTCGCGATCGGTGCGACAGCGCTTGCGGTGATCACCAGCACGCTGGCTGGCTTTGTCTATTCGCGCCAGCGCGGAAAGATCCTGGCTGCGAGCGCCTTCTTCGCCATCCTGATCCGGCTGGTGCCCCCGGTCGTCGTATCGCTGCCATTGTTCCCCATCGCCGATGCGCTGCACTTGAGCGATACCCACATCCTCCTGATCATACTCTATTCGTCGTTCTGGGTTTCCATGCTGTCGGTGATGATGAAGACCTTCATCGACCAGATCCCCACGACGCTCGACGAAGCAGCACGCGTCGACGGTGCCGGCACCTTTCAGATCTTCATCAAAATTGTACTGCCACTTTCAATAACGGGCATGATCGCGGGCGGCATCTTCGTCTTCGTCTTTGCATGGAACGAGTATCTATTCGCCTTCATCTTCACCAGCACATATGCCGTGACGGGTCCCGTCGTCGTTTCCAACATCATGGACTCCGTGGCGGGCACGCAGTGGGGGGTGCTTTTCGCCGCGGCCACGCTGCAGCTCGCACCCGTGCTGGCCCTCGTCATCATCTTCCAGAAATTCCTGATCGCCGGCCTGATGGCCGGATCGGTCAAGGGCTGA
- the ald gene encoding 3-succinoylsemialdehyde-pyridine dehydrogenase: MERARFHYINGQWCEPAGTDWIDVRNPASEAVVACVPAGTATDVDRAVAAARDAFAGFSSTSLADRLALLRRIIEVYRTRQDEIATILSQEMGTPITLARSLQAPRGGDHFAATVDALEAFSFEERIANGLVIQEPIGVSALITPWNWPLNQIAAKLAPALAAGCTVVFKPSEVAPLNAVILAEVLHQAQVPPGVFNLVHGDGAGVGRAMAQHPDIDMISFTGSTRAGVSVAIDAAPSVKRVAQELGGKSANILMPDADFEAVVPRGFASMCTNAGQSCNAPARMLVPVDRYEEVVALIRRTAAEIPIGQPADPATVLGPVANASQFARVQGFIEQAIAEGAELICGGPGRPPGFNAGYFVRPTAFGQVTATMTIAKEEVFGPVLSVQTYKTIDEAIAIANDSIYGLAGYVQGRDQEAVMAVARRLRAGMVSANYPKQNLQAPFGGYKQSGNGREYGKFGLAEFLETKVVLLD; this comes from the coding sequence ATGGAACGAGCCCGGTTTCACTATATCAATGGCCAATGGTGCGAGCCGGCCGGCACGGACTGGATCGACGTGCGTAATCCGGCCAGCGAGGCCGTAGTCGCGTGTGTGCCGGCTGGTACCGCTACTGATGTGGACCGGGCGGTTGCGGCGGCCCGGGACGCCTTCGCCGGGTTCTCCTCGACCAGCCTGGCCGATCGGCTGGCGCTGCTGCGGCGCATCATCGAGGTCTATCGCACCCGCCAGGATGAGATCGCCACTATTTTATCCCAGGAAATGGGCACGCCAATCACGCTTGCCAGATCGCTCCAGGCGCCGCGTGGCGGCGACCATTTTGCCGCCACGGTCGATGCGCTCGAGGCCTTTTCCTTCGAGGAGCGTATCGCCAACGGGTTGGTCATCCAGGAGCCCATCGGGGTGTCGGCCCTCATCACGCCCTGGAACTGGCCGCTCAACCAGATCGCCGCAAAGCTCGCGCCCGCGCTTGCGGCGGGATGCACTGTCGTCTTCAAGCCGAGCGAGGTGGCACCGCTCAACGCGGTCATTCTCGCCGAGGTTCTGCACCAGGCTCAGGTTCCACCCGGCGTGTTCAACCTCGTGCACGGCGATGGCGCGGGCGTAGGCCGCGCGATGGCGCAGCATCCGGACATCGACATGATCTCCTTTACGGGATCCACGCGCGCGGGGGTCTCGGTGGCCATCGACGCCGCGCCTTCCGTCAAGCGTGTCGCGCAGGAACTGGGCGGCAAATCCGCCAATATCCTCATGCCCGACGCTGATTTCGAGGCAGTGGTGCCTCGTGGCTTTGCCAGCATGTGCACGAATGCCGGGCAATCCTGCAATGCGCCCGCACGCATGCTCGTTCCAGTCGATCGCTATGAGGAGGTCGTCGCGCTCATCCGCCGGACAGCTGCAGAAATCCCCATCGGTCAGCCCGCCGATCCCGCGACTGTGTTGGGGCCAGTGGCCAACGCGAGCCAGTTCGCCCGGGTGCAAGGGTTCATCGAACAGGCCATTGCGGAAGGGGCCGAACTCATCTGCGGCGGGCCCGGACGGCCACCCGGCTTCAACGCGGGCTATTTCGTCCGGCCGACAGCCTTTGGACAGGTCACGGCGACGATGACGATTGCGAAAGAAGAAGTGTTCGGTCCGGTGCTCAGTGTCCAGACCTACAAGACGATCGACGAGGCGATCGCCATCGCCAATGATTCCATCTATGGCCTGGCGGGCTACGTGCAGGGTCGCGACCAGGAGGCGGTTATGGCGGTGGCGCGCCGCCTCCGGGCCGGTATGGTATCGGCCAATTATCCGAAACAGAATCTACAGGCCCCGTTCGGGGGCTACAAGCAATCCGGCAACGGCCGTGAATATGGGAAGTTCGGCCTGGCAGAATTCCTTGAAACCAAAGTCGTTCTCCTGGACTGA
- a CDS encoding HTH gntR-type domain-containing protein: MSSTDVQIPATSTAHVRKRPQSLRDKAYELIKWRILTCAYRPGELINEAQVAQATALGRTPVHQAFDRLSVEGLVDIMPRKGMVVRHVSLGEMMQLVPVRAANEALCARLAAEHANGVEIDHLTKILEDGERATAERDTEQLLLLDRDFHATLAAASRNEVLQDLLGKLHERCLRFWFLSLTAQTQREAVQREHADIVAALRARDPDRAEAAVRAHVASFHSSVSRLI; encoded by the coding sequence ATGAGTTCAACAGACGTCCAAATCCCTGCGACCAGCACGGCGCATGTCCGCAAACGCCCGCAGTCGTTGCGTGACAAGGCCTATGAGCTGATCAAATGGCGCATCCTGACCTGTGCTTACAGGCCCGGCGAACTGATCAATGAGGCGCAGGTGGCGCAGGCCACGGCCCTCGGGCGCACGCCGGTCCATCAGGCTTTTGACCGCCTGAGCGTGGAGGGGCTCGTTGATATCATGCCGCGCAAGGGCATGGTCGTGCGCCATGTCAGCCTCGGGGAGATGATGCAGCTCGTGCCGGTGCGCGCCGCGAATGAGGCCCTTTGCGCCAGACTTGCGGCAGAGCATGCCAATGGCGTTGAAATAGATCATCTTACGAAAATCCTTGAGGACGGCGAGCGCGCGACGGCCGAGCGCGACACCGAGCAGCTTCTGCTGCTGGATCGGGATTTTCACGCCACGCTTGCCGCCGCGAGCCGCAATGAGGTCCTGCAGGACCTGCTCGGCAAGCTTCACGAGCGGTGCCTGCGCTTCTGGTTCCTCTCGCTGACCGCGCAGACCCAGCGGGAGGCCGTGCAGCGCGAACATGCCGACATCGTCGCGGCGCTGCGCGCACGCGATCCCGACCGCGCCGAGGCGGCCGTGCGCGCGCATGTGGCTTCATTTCATTCGAGCGTGTCGCGGCTGATCTAA
- a CDS encoding FadR family transcriptional regulator, translating to MSPNLGSEDRPRSSLTEYVYNSLCRALLRGDYPPGHSLPSEGELAAQFNVSKVVIRAALQQLAALGVVEIRQGRACLVKRLSPRPLEYFFSFALMETDNGLVEAVQLRRGLETYIAERAARHIKMSELVQLRQALKMMEKARTNPEAFVEADIAFHMALVDASDNRLLMFLMHALKGTIRETIRMLHEKGMTPDRSATIARHAAIVEAISSGDPAAARQAMSDHFDASEAKTLAMRPNGKPSLEPERIIEMLERGGEEFAKND from the coding sequence ATGTCGCCAAACCTTGGGAGTGAGGATCGTCCGCGATCGAGCCTGACGGAATATGTGTATAACTCGCTTTGCCGCGCGTTGCTGCGGGGCGATTATCCGCCCGGCCATTCGCTGCCTTCCGAGGGGGAACTCGCGGCGCAATTCAACGTCAGCAAGGTGGTGATCCGGGCCGCACTCCAGCAATTGGCAGCCCTGGGCGTGGTCGAGATCCGGCAGGGGCGGGCGTGCCTCGTCAAGCGCTTGTCGCCACGGCCACTCGAATATTTCTTCTCCTTCGCGCTGATGGAGACCGACAACGGGCTCGTGGAAGCCGTGCAATTGCGCCGCGGCCTGGAGACCTACATCGCCGAGCGGGCAGCTCGGCATATCAAGATGTCGGAATTGGTGCAGCTCCGACAGGCCCTGAAGATGATGGAGAAGGCGCGGACCAATCCAGAGGCGTTCGTGGAGGCCGATATCGCCTTCCATATGGCGCTGGTCGACGCAAGCGATAACCGGCTGTTGATGTTCCTGATGCATGCGCTCAAAGGAACCATCCGGGAGACAATCCGGATGCTGCACGAAAAGGGCATGACACCCGACCGCTCCGCGACCATCGCGCGTCATGCCGCGATCGTCGAGGCCATTAGTTCGGGAGATCCGGCGGCCGCGCGCCAAGCCATGTCCGACCATTTCGATGCGAGCGAGGCCAAGACCTTGGCCATGCGCCCTAACGGCAAGCCTTCATTGGAGCCAGAGCGGATCATCGAGATGCTGGAGCGCGGCGGCGAAGAATTCGCCAAGAACGACTGA
- a CDS encoding conserved hypothetical protein (Evidence 4 : Unknown function but conserved in other organisms) — MAVNKLHDEFRTVDLSTGWEVPPGYPSGIQQKILSGALDEAGKRGTRTRLLRFDPGVFTTAPFVHEYWEEVYLMSGDLTVGNDTEGKGGESFPPHTYAVRPPGAFHGPFKSEGGCMLLEIHYFDPV; from the coding sequence ATGGCCGTGAACAAGCTGCACGATGAATTCAGGACGGTGGATCTGTCGACGGGATGGGAGGTGCCTCCGGGCTATCCCTCCGGTATCCAGCAGAAGATCCTGTCCGGCGCTCTGGACGAGGCGGGCAAGCGGGGCACGCGCACCCGCCTCCTGCGCTTCGATCCCGGTGTCTTCACCACGGCGCCCTTTGTGCATGAGTACTGGGAAGAGGTCTATCTCATGAGCGGTGACCTCACCGTCGGCAATGATACCGAAGGCAAAGGCGGTGAATCCTTCCCGCCGCACACCTATGCCGTGCGCCCGCCGGGAGCCTTCCATGGCCCCTTCAAGTCGGAAGGTGGTTGCATGCTGCTGGAAATCCACTACTTCGATCCGGTCTGA
- a CDS encoding conserved hypothetical protein (Evidence 4 : Unknown function but conserved in other organisms): protein MGVNIPLDIEIHSRQGRESLRIPVSSLIIAGWTGRDKVAMLHHIRELEALGVAPPASTPIFYRMAASRLTSASHIEASGPDSSGEVEFVLLHHAGQLYVGIGSDHTDRRVEVYSITVSKQMCDKPVGRTFWPYDEVAPHWDQLLLRAIIREDGKDVIYQEGGIAKMLHPETLLAQLAESDGALADGDVIFGGTLAAIGGIRPSSRMEVALIDPVLDRAIVHRYDVKELPMRG from the coding sequence ATGGGTGTGAACATACCCCTCGACATCGAGATTCACTCCCGGCAGGGCCGCGAGTCCCTGCGTATTCCGGTGTCGTCTCTGATCATCGCCGGTTGGACGGGCCGAGACAAAGTCGCCATGCTTCACCACATTCGCGAGTTGGAAGCGCTCGGCGTCGCCCCCCCTGCCTCAACCCCGATCTTCTATCGAATGGCGGCCTCGCGCCTCACATCAGCATCGCATATCGAGGCGTCCGGGCCTGACTCCAGCGGTGAAGTCGAGTTCGTGCTTCTTCACCACGCCGGCCAACTCTATGTCGGGATTGGGTCTGACCACACCGATCGCCGTGTCGAAGTCTATTCGATCACGGTCTCCAAACAGATGTGTGACAAGCCCGTCGGCCGCACCTTCTGGCCCTATGACGAGGTGGCACCCCACTGGGACCAATTGCTGCTGCGTGCCATCATCCGTGAAGATGGAAAGGACGTGATCTACCAGGAAGGTGGCATCGCCAAGATGCTTCACCCGGAGACGCTCCTTGCCCAGCTCGCGGAAAGTGACGGCGCACTTGCCGACGGCGATGTCATCTTTGGCGGGACATTGGCGGCGATCGGAGGCATCCGGCCCTCCTCCCGCATGGAGGTTGCGCTGATCGATCCCGTGCTGGATCGCGCCATCGTCCACCGGTACGACGTCAAGGAACTGCCGATGCGGGGGTAA
- a CDS encoding FAD-dependent monooxygenase, which translates to MSMQGDDRVLIVGAGPVGLTAAANLVRQNIPVTVFEASDDLSRQSRASTFHPPTLDMLDELGFAKALVTQGLVAPTVQYRTKADGILGAFDFGAIGDLTRHPYRLQAEQFKLTRIIYDGLKDNPLFSVEFGKPVAALTQDADGVSVVIGRESPETRRGRWLIGADGARSVVRRALDIDFEGFTWPERFLVVTTAFDVDALIPDLASVTYVADPERWHFLLRIPGAWRVMVPVEAEVADDVASGEAYARVAMTSVFPADAVYDIQHITLYRVHQRVAKSFRQGRAFLVGDAAHVNNPLGGMGMNGGIHDAINLTGRLGEVTNNGAPESELNRYDLQRRLVTLEYVQTATIKNKRDLEARDEQDRQRFRDELRATAADPEKTRQFLTRISMIASLRRAEELG; encoded by the coding sequence ATGTCGATGCAGGGTGATGATCGGGTTCTGATCGTGGGTGCGGGGCCGGTTGGCCTGACTGCGGCGGCCAATCTCGTGCGCCAGAACATTCCCGTGACCGTATTCGAGGCGTCTGATGACCTCAGCCGACAGTCCCGTGCCTCGACCTTTCATCCACCGACGCTCGACATGCTCGACGAGCTCGGCTTTGCGAAAGCCCTCGTCACTCAGGGACTGGTGGCGCCTACGGTGCAGTATCGCACGAAGGCGGATGGCATTCTGGGGGCCTTCGATTTCGGCGCGATCGGCGATCTCACCCGGCATCCCTATCGATTGCAGGCGGAGCAGTTCAAGCTGACGCGCATCATCTATGACGGACTGAAGGACAATCCATTGTTCTCGGTCGAGTTCGGCAAGCCAGTCGCTGCACTGACCCAGGATGCCGATGGTGTGAGCGTCGTTATCGGCAGGGAAAGCCCGGAGACGAGACGTGGCCGCTGGCTCATCGGTGCAGATGGGGCTCGCTCGGTTGTGCGGCGCGCCCTCGATATCGATTTCGAGGGCTTCACGTGGCCGGAGCGTTTTCTGGTCGTCACGACGGCCTTTGACGTCGATGCTCTCATTCCTGATCTTGCGTCGGTCACCTATGTCGCCGACCCGGAGCGCTGGCATTTTCTGCTCCGTATCCCCGGGGCATGGCGGGTGATGGTGCCGGTGGAGGCGGAGGTGGCCGACGATGTCGCCAGCGGCGAAGCCTATGCGCGGGTTGCGATGACGAGCGTGTTTCCGGCCGACGCGGTGTACGACATCCAGCACATCACGCTCTACCGTGTGCATCAGCGCGTGGCGAAGAGCTTCCGGCAGGGTCGTGCCTTCCTTGTCGGGGATGCTGCGCATGTGAACAATCCGCTCGGAGGCATGGGCATGAACGGTGGTATTCACGACGCCATCAATCTCACCGGCCGGCTTGGTGAGGTCACCAACAATGGTGCGCCAGAGAGCGAGCTTAATCGCTATGATCTGCAGCGGCGGTTGGTTACGCTCGAGTATGTGCAGACAGCGACGATCAAGAACAAGCGTGATCTCGAAGCGCGCGACGAGCAGGATCGTCAGCGCTTCCGCGATGAATTACGTGCAACAGCAGCTGATCCCGAGAAAACGCGCCAGTTCCTGACGCGCATCTCGATGATCGCGAGCTTACGGCGCGCTGAGGAATTGGGATGA
- a CDS encoding conserved hypothetical protein (Evidence 4 : Unknown function but conserved in other organisms), with translation MLNATVATLTRGEPFSSGDVTEPYEAGWASEAVFFARGLDAGETGGSAFVQISPDGIRWCDEGTELALSAGNRLTFARIREFGHFLRLRIELPEGHARAFLVTIALKS, from the coding sequence ATGCTGAATGCCACTGTCGCAACTCTCACACGAGGCGAACCCTTCAGCAGCGGGGACGTCACGGAGCCCTATGAGGCCGGCTGGGCCAGCGAGGCCGTGTTCTTCGCCCGTGGTCTCGACGCGGGCGAGACGGGAGGCTCGGCCTTCGTCCAGATATCCCCCGACGGTATCCGCTGGTGCGACGAGGGAACGGAGCTGGCACTTAGCGCCGGTAATCGACTGACCTTCGCCCGGATACGCGAGTTCGGCCATTTCCTGCGGCTGCGCATCGAGCTGCCAGAGGGACACGCGCGCGCCTTCCTCGTCACCATTGCACTCAAAAGCTAG
- a CDS encoding conserved exported hypothetical protein (Evidence 4 : Unknown function but conserved in other organisms) — MGMRLTAAIVCALVLSACTPHRQASVTEGPSAKQIVRSGNMLALPDGTMVTPDASGGFALPNGAYVRREVNGDLVLPNGVRCAPNASGYVCP, encoded by the coding sequence ATGGGCATGCGTTTGACGGCCGCGATTGTTTGCGCGTTGGTGCTTTCGGCATGCACACCGCATAGGCAGGCTTCCGTGACTGAGGGGCCATCGGCCAAACAGATCGTGCGTAGCGGTAACATGCTCGCCCTGCCGGACGGGACGATGGTTACGCCCGACGCCAGTGGAGGCTTCGCACTTCCCAATGGCGCATACGTTCGCCGTGAAGTGAACGGAGATCTGGTGCTGCCGAATGGTGTGCGCTGCGCGCCAAATGCTTCAGGTTATGTCTGCCCCTGA
- a CDS encoding conserved hypothetical protein (Evidence 4 : Unknown function but conserved in other organisms), with the protein MQPHVNRYTDPRLDRFDPLPRILVHDDFNHGLNGWIGLIGNYEDSLDKMLPVFKPMTQPMLSTAVGWDSGSHGGLSGAYSMKVATRPIKGTMNLALKRLSFRHLGEIQLEAYLAVKPEASEATLSIEDVRSFGMFMDLQSSRYRGLPHVRFLNCLDGTLRQTWQFKQKVPPDTIVSSSSRTRSLQHLYPEGWEDVPDGYQEICYNELPTKMNWQYFKAGIDLAEMRFTSLQFNDRKFDPAGLGVMKLDPWANLECMLNIGFFVETDTDKRAFLYVDSVLLSGDV; encoded by the coding sequence ATGCAGCCTCACGTCAACCGTTATACTGATCCACGACTGGATCGCTTCGATCCCCTGCCACGGATTCTCGTCCATGACGATTTCAACCATGGTCTAAATGGCTGGATCGGGCTGATCGGCAATTACGAGGATTCGCTGGACAAGATGTTGCCGGTCTTCAAGCCCATGACCCAGCCCATGCTCTCCACGGCTGTGGGATGGGACAGCGGCTCTCACGGCGGCCTGTCCGGCGCCTATTCGATGAAAGTGGCGACCCGCCCGATCAAGGGCACCATGAACCTCGCGCTCAAACGCCTGAGCTTCCGCCATCTCGGCGAAATCCAGCTTGAGGCGTATCTCGCAGTAAAGCCGGAAGCTTCGGAGGCAACGCTCTCCATTGAGGATGTGCGTTCCTTCGGCATGTTCATGGATCTGCAGTCAAGCCGCTATCGTGGGCTGCCGCATGTGCGTTTCCTCAACTGCCTGGACGGCACGTTGCGCCAGACATGGCAGTTCAAGCAGAAAGTCCCGCCGGACACGATCGTGTCGTCCTCCTCGCGCACGCGCTCACTGCAGCATCTCTATCCCGAAGGCTGGGAGGACGTGCCCGACGGATATCAGGAAATCTGCTACAACGAGCTTCCAACGAAGATGAACTGGCAGTACTTCAAGGCCGGTATCGATCTGGCCGAGATGCGTTTTACATCTCTTCAGTTCAACGATCGCAAATTCGATCCCGCAGGCCTCGGCGTCATGAAACTCGATCCCTGGGCCAATCTTGAGTGCATGCTCAATATTGGTTTCTTCGTCGAGACCGATACGGACAAACGCGCCTTTCTCTATGTCGATTCCGTACTGCTGTCGGGAGACGTCTGA
- a CDS encoding Asp-tRNAAsn/Glu-tRNAGln amidotransferase A subunit and related amidases yields MNTAPSLMQLSADLAAGRTTGETLVEECLARIADPAGEGARAFIAVAPEKARAVARAMDLLRGAGAAPSPFAGIPISVKDLFDIAGEVTTAGSRVLADAPPATHDAPAIARLRRAGFVVIGRTNMTEFAYSGIGINPHYGTPRSVWRRAEGRVPGGSSSGAAISVADGMAHGAIGTDTGGSCRIPAAFNGLAGFKPTARRVPLEGALPLSSALDSIGPIARTVACCAALDAVMAGEPFAALEPMSLQGLRLLVPTTVMLDDLDAEVATAFGSALRRLSAAGARIEEAPFPEFAEVAAINAKGGFTAADSYAWHASLLEKSEAGYDPRVSVRIRRGASQTAADYIELIASRRSLIERAQRRLETVDALVMPSVATVPPRIADLADDEAFTRANLLSLRNATAINMIDGCAISVPVRNGGTDAPVGVTIAGATGRDRQILAIAAAAETVLSRAPA; encoded by the coding sequence ATGAACACCGCACCTTCCCTAATGCAACTGAGTGCCGATCTCGCCGCGGGTCGCACGACCGGCGAGACACTTGTCGAGGAATGTCTGGCGCGGATCGCCGATCCCGCCGGGGAGGGTGCGCGGGCGTTCATCGCCGTCGCGCCGGAAAAAGCCCGCGCCGTTGCGCGGGCCATGGATCTGCTGCGCGGTGCCGGGGCGGCGCCATCGCCCTTCGCCGGCATTCCGATCTCGGTGAAGGATCTGTTCGACATCGCGGGTGAGGTCACGACGGCCGGTTCGCGCGTGCTGGCGGATGCGCCACCGGCGACCCATGACGCGCCGGCCATCGCGCGGTTGCGCCGCGCCGGCTTTGTCGTCATCGGCCGCACCAACATGACCGAGTTCGCCTATTCCGGCATCGGTATCAATCCGCATTACGGCACGCCTCGATCGGTCTGGCGGCGGGCGGAAGGGCGCGTTCCGGGAGGGTCGTCCTCCGGCGCGGCTATTTCCGTGGCGGACGGCATGGCTCACGGGGCGATCGGCACGGACACCGGCGGTTCCTGCCGCATTCCGGCCGCCTTTAACGGTCTCGCCGGTTTCAAGCCGACAGCGCGCCGCGTGCCGCTGGAAGGCGCGCTGCCGCTTTCCTCCGCTCTTGATTCCATCGGCCCCATCGCGCGGACAGTGGCTTGCTGCGCCGCGCTCGATGCCGTGATGGCCGGCGAGCCGTTTGCGGCACTGGAGCCCATGTCGTTGCAAGGGCTGCGTTTGCTCGTGCCAACGACAGTCATGCTCGACGATCTCGATGCCGAGGTGGCGACAGCTTTCGGTTCCGCCTTGCGGCGTCTGTCGGCGGCCGGAGCGCGGATCGAGGAGGCGCCCTTCCCGGAATTCGCCGAGGTCGCGGCAATCAACGCCAAGGGCGGTTTCACGGCCGCAGATAGCTATGCCTGGCATGCATCGCTTTTGGAGAAAAGCGAGGCCGGCTATGATCCCCGCGTCTCTGTTCGTATCCGTCGCGGCGCGAGCCAGACAGCTGCGGACTACATCGAGCTGATCGCGTCTCGCCGATCACTGATCGAGCGCGCGCAACGGCGTCTGGAGACGGTCGATGCCCTGGTCATGCCGAGCGTGGCGACTGTGCCGCCACGCATCGCTGATCTGGCCGATGACGAGGCCTTCACCCGCGCCAATCTTCTCAGTCTGCGCAACGCGACGGCGATCAACATGATCGATGGCTGCGCCATCTCTGTGCCCGTCCGCAATGGCGGTACCGATGCGCCGGTCGGCGTGACGATTGCTGGTGCCACAGGCCGTGATCGCCAGATCCTGGCGATAGCCGCCGCCGCCGAGACCGTGCTTTCGCGGGCACCAGCCTGA